Proteins encoded in a region of the Mercenaria mercenaria strain notata chromosome 1, MADL_Memer_1, whole genome shotgun sequence genome:
- the LOC123527476 gene encoding leucine-rich repeat-containing protein 74A-like: MSSTSDVFLAVSAQAPEPSGKRHSMLTPVIEADDEAVTDRNPADKAEISHPEFDISSEEKQIFLTESQQSEYVASKNGGMSISGDAPEDVVDGPVVSEKFNSDGEYFDEMYSDSSSEDSDTQSKDGDYETDLEFDEEKWLYPERFDIDLTGKAKYVKTCEDMGISPTTYFIKHIQDRELKMKFHGLGPQRMKALAVPLQMNTNIEILNLEGNAIDEDGAICLTKVLRENFFITELVLAENNLRTEGGKAIGEMLINNRNLYKVDLTNNDIGDGASATFCEVLNNNKLLKIMLLGNNSFEDEGARLFKSAISDNTTLEVLDLSWNNFKNRGAILLAEALQENIGLKSFNMAMDGLGRDGAEAIARALRENRTLLELDISLNRINMEGAIALARGVKENDTLTVLKCGSNPFDSEGAMEILEAVDMNDSSELKLLDFSNIMVKMNFAKLQCRLQDERGMKIINEGVIPEFARTNSARLTAFRVDPIGTFKNNAERADVDLGELLVPYLDEEYSLDIKEFKTIIKNTKIDLSSEQINIIALRLSLDGRVQCRTLFDINEDEGDRSSGNSRVESPANTDRSDKSERRGSRTNNKMIPPKFVKNHVVT, translated from the exons ATGTCATCTACGAGTGACGTTTTTCTGGCCGTGAGTGCACAAGCACCGGAACCAAGCGGCAAAAGACATAGTATGCTCACACCAGTGATTGAAGCAGATGACGAGGCCGTAACAGACAGAAACCCTGCTGATAAAGCGGAAATATCGCATCCTGAATTTGACATAAGTTCGgaggaaaaacaaatatttttgacgGAAAGCCAACAGTCGGAATATGTTGCAAGTAAAAATGGCGGCATGTCTATTTCCGGTGATGCACCGGAAGACGTCGTCGATGGACCTGTCGTAAGTGAAAAATTCAATAGTGATGgtgaatattttgatgaaatgtacTCTGACAGTAGTAGTGAAGATTCGGACACACAATCTAAAGATGGAGATTATGAAACGGATTTAGAATTTGACGAAGAAA AATGGCTTTACCCAGAACGGTTCGACATTGACTTGACGGGTaaggcaaaatatgtcaaaacttGTGAAGACATGGGTATCAGTCCGACAACATACTTCATTAAACACATTCAAGACAGGGAACTCAAAATGAAATTTCACGGCCTTGGTCCACAAAGAATGAAGGCCTTAGCAGTTCCGTTACAG ATGAACACAAATATTGAGATACTTAATCTAGAAGGCAATGCAATAGACGAGGATGGTGCAATATGTTTAACTAAAGTACTTCGAGAAAACTTCTTCATAACTGAACTG GTGCTTGCAGAAAACAATTTGAGAACTGAGGGAGGCAAAGCCATTGGTGAAATGTTGATCAACAACAGAAATCTGTATAAAGTTGATCTGACAAATAACGACATTGGAGATGGCGCATCAGCCACATTCTGTGAAGTCTTAAAC AATAACAAACTGTTAAAGATAATGTTGCTTGGCAACAACAGTTTTGAGGACGAGGGTGCTCGATTGTTTAAATCTGCAATATCAGACAATACAACGCTTGAAGTGCTCGATTTAAGTTGGAACAATTTCAAGAATAGAGGTGCCATTTTGCTCGCTGAAGCCCTACAG gaaaatattggtttaaaaagtTTCAATATGGCCATGGATGGACTAGGGAGAGATGGGGCCGAGGCGATAGCTAGGGCACTGCGAGAAAATAGAACCCTTCTGGAACTAGATATCAGTCTTAACAGGATTAACATGGAGGGAGCAATTGCCCTAGCTAGAGGGGTGAAGGAAAATGACACACTAACGGTGCTGAAG TGCGGCTCCAACCCTTTTGATTCTGAAGGTGCAATGGAAATTTTGGAAGCAGTTGACATGAACGATTCAAGTGAATTGAAACTTCTTGATTTCAGC AATATTATGGTGAAAATGAACTTTGCAAAGTTACAATGTCGACTACAAGATGAACGGGGCATGAAAATTATCAATGAAGGAGTCATTCCGGAATTTGCACGTACAAATAGTGCGCGTCTTACAGCTTTCCGGGTAGATCCGATTGGAACGTTCAAGAATAACGCGGAGCGAGCCGATGTAGACCTTGGCGAACTGCTGGTTCCATACTTGGACGAGGAGTATTCTTTAGACATAAAGGAGTTCAAAACCATAATAAAG AACACAAAGATTGACTTGTCCTCcgaacaaataaatattattgcTCTTCGCCTTTCACTTGATGGAAGAGTCCAATGCAG aactttatTCGATATAAATGAGGACGAAGGTGATCGCAGTAGCGGAAACAGTAGGGTAGAATCTCCAGCCAATACTGACCGGTCTGACAAGTCAGAACGTAGGGGATCAAgaacaaacaataaaatgatTCCACCAAAGTTCGTGAAAAACCACGTGGTCACTTAG